The segment GAATTAATTGAATGAATGAAGGTAACAAAATCAACGAGTCCTTGACCCCGACAAATGGACAGGACGGCGATACGATCAAGCGCGCCGAACGTTCGTATGGAGCCGAATCCATCCAGGTGCTCAAAGGCTTGGAAGCGGTACGCATGCGTCCAGGCATGTACATCGGGACCACCGGCATCGATGGTCTCCATCATTTGGTGTACGAGGTCATCGACAACAGCATTGATGAAGCGATGGCGGGCTATTGCACCGACATTCAGGTATTTCTCGACGTCAACAACGACGGGCAGGAAATCTGCACCGTCGAGGACAACGGCCGTGGCATTCCGGTCGACATGCATCCCACCGAAAAGAAGAGTACGTTGGAGGTGGTCCTTTCCCAGCTGCATGCCGGCGGCAAGTTCAACAAAAACGCCTACAAGGTCTCCGGAGGCCTGCATGGCGTCGGCGTCTCCTGCGTCGTCGCCCTCTCAGACTGGTTTGAGGTGAACGTCTACCGGCTGGCCGGCGGATATCCCACCGAGGATCCCGAGCATCCCGGCGGCATTTTCCGCCAGGTGTACCGCAAGGGAATCCCCCAGGGGGATGTGGTGCGGGTCGGAGACTCGGATCGTTCCGGTACGGTGATCAGCTTCACGCCGGATTTCACCGTCATGGAGCGCAACTCGTTTGATTTCGAGGTGCTATCCAACCGGTTCCGCGAACTTTCCTTCCTGAACAAAGGGGTTTCCATCTCCATCACCGACCGTCGGGGCGCTGAGGAGCGGAAGAACATCTTCAAGTCGGAAGGAGGACTGCCCCAGTTCGTCGCCTATCTGAACGACTACAAGCATGTCCTGTTCGATCCTCCGATCTCCATCGAAGGAGAGAAGGACAACACCCGGGTGGAGATTTCCCTGCAGTACAACGACAAGTACGACGAGAAGATCCTGACGTTCGTCAACAACATCAACACCCGTGAGGGCGGCACCCATCTGACCGGTTTCCGTACCGGGCTTTCCCGGGTGATCAACGCCCAGTTGCAGAAGAACGCCAAACTGCTGAAGAAGTTTGATGACAAGTTCGAGCCGGATGACATCAACGAAGGGCTTACCGCCGTCATTTCGGTGAAGATCCCCAACCCGCAGTTCGAAGGCCAGACGAAGATGAAGCTGGGCAACAGCTATGTCGCCGGCTTGGTCAACTCGATGGTCTATGAGAAGCTGGGAAACTATCTTGACGAGTATCCTGCCGTTTCGGAAGCGATCCTCACCAAGATCATCGACGCCGCCCTGGGGCGCATCGCGGCCCGCAAGGCGCGTGAGCAGATCCGTAAGAAGAGCGAAGGCGGCGGCCTGCCCGGCAAGCTTGCCGACTGCTCGGAGAAGGATCCGGCCAAGTGCGAGGTGTTCATCGTCGAGGGTGACTCCGCAGGCGGTTCAGCCAAACAGGGGCGTGACCGTACGTTCCAGGCGATCCTTCCGCTGTGGGGGAAGATGCTCAACGTGGAGAAGGCTCCGGAATTCAAGGTACTTGGCAACGACAAGCTCCAGCCGGTCATCTCCACCATCGGTGCCGGCCTGACCCGGTACAACAACACCGATTCCGACGGGAAAGATGTGGAGAACACCTTCGATATCACCAAGGCACGATACCATAAAATCATCATTATGGCCGATGCTGATGTCGATGGCTCGCATATCAGGACATTGTTGCTGACATTTTTCTTCCGCTACATGCGGCCGTTGATCGAAGCGGGATACATCTACTTCGCCATGCCTCCGTTGTACAAGATCACCATCGGGAAGAATGTGGAGTACGCGTACGACGAAGAGGCCCGGCGCCAGATCCTGAACAAGTACGGGGTCACCGATTCCTCCAAGGTGGAGATCCAGCGGTACAAAGGTCTTGGTGAGATGAACCCGGAGCAGCTCTGGGAGACCACCATGAACCCGGAAACCCGGCGTATGAGCCAGATTCATCTGGGAGACGCCGAGGAAGCGGACAGGAACTTCTCCATGCTGATGGGAGAGGAAGTGGAACCCCGCAAGGAGTTCATCGATGCCAACGCAGTATACGTGTCCAATCTGGACGCCTGAGGAAAGGATAAAATCGTGGACGAACCTATCAAAGAAAACATCATCATCGCCGACGTATCCAAGGAGATGCGCACCTCGTATCTGAACTATGCCATGAGTGTCATCGTGGCCCGTGCGCTCCCTGACGTCCGCGACGGACTGAAACCGGTGCATCGCCGCATCCTGTACGACATGTACGAGATGGGGTTGCGTTCCACCGGTGGAAACAAAAAGAGCGCGCGTGTCGTAGGTGACGTTCTGGGAAAATACCATCCCCATGGGGATGCTTCGGTGTACGACGCACTGGTGCGTCTGGCACAGGACTTCTCTCTCCGCTACCCGGCCATCACGCCACAAGGAAACTTCGGTTCCATCGATGGCGATCCTCCGGCAGCCATGCGGTATACGGAATGCCGTATGAGCCGCATCGGCGAGAGCATGCTGGATGACATCCAGAAGGAAACGGTGGACTTCGGCCCGAACTACGATGACTCCCTGAAAGAGCCGTTGGTGCTTCCCGCCGCGTTCCCGTTCCTGTTGGCCAACGGTTCTTCCGGCATCGCTGTCGGTATGGCGACCAACATGCCTCCCCACAACCTGCAGGAGATCTGCGACGCCATCTGCGCGACGATTGAGAACCCGAACATCACCCTGGATGAGCTGATGCACTCCATCAAAGGGCCGGATTTCCCCACGGGAGCCATCATTTGCGGTGTTCAGGGCATCAAGGACGCTTTCTCCACCGGTCACGGGAAGATCGTCATCCGCAGCCGCTATGAAATTGAGACGCACGAGCACGGGCACGACGACATCGTGTTCACCGAACTCCCCTATCAGGTCAACAAAGCCGACCTGGTCAAGAAGATTGATGACCTGCGTAAGGACGGCGTCATCCCGTCCATCGCCGCGGTGCGTGATGAGTCGGACCGCAAAGGCATCCGGGTCGTCGTCGAGCTGAAGAGCGGAGCCGCTCCGCGGGTTACGCTGAACCAGTTGTTCCTCCGCACCCAGCTGCAGAGCAACTTCAACGTGAACAACCTGGCGCTGGTCGATGGCAGGCCGGTCACCCTCTCCCTCCGGCAGATGCTGGGATGCTACATCAAGCATCGTGAGGAAGTGGTCACCCGTCGGACCCGTTTCGACCTTCGCAAGGCGCAGGAACGCGCCCACATCCTGGAAGGCCTGAAGAAAGGGCTGGAGAACATCGACCTGGTGGTGAAGATCATCAAGGAGTCCCAGGACAATGACGCCGCCTGCCAGCATTTGATCGCCCAGCTGGGCATCGATATGATTCAGGCCCAGGCGATCATCGACATGAAGCTTGGACGTCTTTCCCATCTGGAGACGGACAAGATCATGGCGGAACTGGCCGACCTGGAACAGAAGATCGCCTACTACAAGGATATCCTCTCCGATGAGAAGAAGATTCTCGGCGTGGTGGAGAGTGAGACGCGGGCGCTTCCCGCCCAGCTCGCCCCCCGTGACCGCCGCAGAACGGAGATACTCCCGCAGGAGATCGGGGACGCCAAGGACGAGGACTTCATCAAGAAAGAGGATGTGGTCGTTTTGATCAGCAACAAAGGATTCGCCAAGCGGATCCCGGCGGAAGAATACCGCGCCCAGGCTCGCGCCGGAAAAGGAACGCGGACTGCCAAGCTGCAGGACGAGGATTTCGTCGAGCACATGTTCGTCGCTTCCAGCCACGACTATGTGCTGTACGTGACCAATCTGGGCAAAGCGTACTACACCAAGGTGTACGAGATTCCTGAAGCGGGCAAATACGCCAAAGGCACCAGCATCAAGAACTTCCTGCAGATGGAAGGTGGGGAGAAGATCACCACCATCATTACGTTCTCCGAGTTCAGCGATGATGTCTATCTGATGATGGCCACCAAACATGGCGTGGTGAAGAAGGTCACGTTGTCCAACTTCGTCAACGCCAAGACCCGTGGCATTCGTGGCATCATCCTGGATGAAGGTGATGAGTTGTTGCAGACAGAGTTCGTATCGGCTGGCGACCAGGTGATGTTGATCACTCGTGGTGGGATCGGGTTGCGGTTCTCCGCCGATGAGGTACGCGCCATGGGCAGGGCGACGCACGGTGTGCGTGGCATCCGCCTCAGTGAAGGGGACGAAGTCGCCGGACTGCTCAAGGTCGATCCTTCCAAACGTATCCTGATGCTGACGGAAAACGGCCAGGGCAAACAGGTCGCCTATGACAACTTCATGTGCCACGGACGTGGAACGCATGGCCAGAAGATCTATCGCCTTGGCGACAAAGCGAACTTCATTGTCGGAGCGCTGTCCGTCAACGAAGAGAACGATGTCGTCTGCGTGACGATGCTTGGCCAGACGGTGCGTGTGCATGTCCGGGACATCTCCATCCAAGGCAGGAACGCCGCAGGCGTCAAAGTGGTCACGATGAAATTAGCCAAGGACCACGTTGTCGCCATCGCGGAAACCGCTCTGGACGAGGATGAGGAGACGGAAGTACCGGAACAGCCGGCAGAAACACCTCAGCCAGCAGAAACGGATCCTGAAGCATAAATAGATAACATCTGTTTACTGTTTTGCGGGGTTGCCGATTGCTTGGCAACCCCTCTTTTTTACCCCAAAAAGGCTCAGAAAAACATCAAAATTTTCACACGATTTTGTATTGTTT is part of the Sphaerochaeta sp. genome and harbors:
- the gyrA gene encoding DNA topoisomerase (ATP-hydrolyzing) subunit A; protein product: MRTSYLNYAMSVIVARALPDVRDGLKPVHRRILYDMYEMGLRSTGGNKKSARVVGDVLGKYHPHGDASVYDALVRLAQDFSLRYPAITPQGNFGSIDGDPPAAMRYTECRMSRIGESMLDDIQKETVDFGPNYDDSLKEPLVLPAAFPFLLANGSSGIAVGMATNMPPHNLQEICDAICATIENPNITLDELMHSIKGPDFPTGAIICGVQGIKDAFSTGHGKIVIRSRYEIETHEHGHDDIVFTELPYQVNKADLVKKIDDLRKDGVIPSIAAVRDESDRKGIRVVVELKSGAAPRVTLNQLFLRTQLQSNFNVNNLALVDGRPVTLSLRQMLGCYIKHREEVVTRRTRFDLRKAQERAHILEGLKKGLENIDLVVKIIKESQDNDAACQHLIAQLGIDMIQAQAIIDMKLGRLSHLETDKIMAELADLEQKIAYYKDILSDEKKILGVVESETRALPAQLAPRDRRRTEILPQEIGDAKDEDFIKKEDVVVLISNKGFAKRIPAEEYRAQARAGKGTRTAKLQDEDFVEHMFVASSHDYVLYVTNLGKAYYTKVYEIPEAGKYAKGTSIKNFLQMEGGEKITTIITFSEFSDDVYLMMATKHGVVKKVTLSNFVNAKTRGIRGIILDEGDELLQTEFVSAGDQVMLITRGGIGLRFSADEVRAMGRATHGVRGIRLSEGDEVAGLLKVDPSKRILMLTENGQGKQVAYDNFMCHGRGTHGQKIYRLGDKANFIVGALSVNEENDVVCVTMLGQTVRVHVRDISIQGRNAAGVKVVTMKLAKDHVVAIAETALDEDEETEVPEQPAETPQPAETDPEA
- the gyrB gene encoding DNA topoisomerase (ATP-hydrolyzing) subunit B, producing MKRAERSYGAESIQVLKGLEAVRMRPGMYIGTTGIDGLHHLVYEVIDNSIDEAMAGYCTDIQVFLDVNNDGQEICTVEDNGRGIPVDMHPTEKKSTLEVVLSQLHAGGKFNKNAYKVSGGLHGVGVSCVVALSDWFEVNVYRLAGGYPTEDPEHPGGIFRQVYRKGIPQGDVVRVGDSDRSGTVISFTPDFTVMERNSFDFEVLSNRFRELSFLNKGVSISITDRRGAEERKNIFKSEGGLPQFVAYLNDYKHVLFDPPISIEGEKDNTRVEISLQYNDKYDEKILTFVNNINTREGGTHLTGFRTGLSRVINAQLQKNAKLLKKFDDKFEPDDINEGLTAVISVKIPNPQFEGQTKMKLGNSYVAGLVNSMVYEKLGNYLDEYPAVSEAILTKIIDAALGRIAARKAREQIRKKSEGGGLPGKLADCSEKDPAKCEVFIVEGDSAGGSAKQGRDRTFQAILPLWGKMLNVEKAPEFKVLGNDKLQPVISTIGAGLTRYNNTDSDGKDVENTFDITKARYHKIIIMADADVDGSHIRTLLLTFFFRYMRPLIEAGYIYFAMPPLYKITIGKNVEYAYDEEARRQILNKYGVTDSSKVEIQRYKGLGEMNPEQLWETTMNPETRRMSQIHLGDAEEADRNFSMLMGEEVEPRKEFIDANAVYVSNLDA